The Gadus chalcogrammus isolate NIFS_2021 chromosome 10, NIFS_Gcha_1.0, whole genome shotgun sequence genome contains a region encoding:
- the LOC130390498 gene encoding glutamine amidotransferase-like class 1 domain-containing protein 3, mitochondrial has product MAKRVAVLLSGCGVYDGTEIHEASATLVHLSRAGAKVKMFAPNTEQMHVVNHCEGKPVEGKRNVLQESARIARGDVTDLAKLDVKDFDALIIPGGFGVAKNLSDWAVKGKDYTVQPQVEKVIKAFRQAGKPLAMCCISPVLAAKALPGCEITVGQDKECEKWPYAQTAGVMKDMGCTHVNKNVGEAHVDVKNKLVTTSAFMCNAAFHEVFDGIGVMVSELLKLA; this is encoded by the exons ATGGCAAAGCGTGTCGCAGTGCTGCTTTCTGGCTGTGGCGTGTACGATGGCACAGAGATCCACGAGGCTTCAGCCACACTGGTGCACCTGAGTCGTGCTGGAGCCAAG GTGAAGATGTTCGCTCCCAACACGGAGCAGATGCACGTGGTGAACCACTGTGAGGGGAAGCCCGTGGAGGGGAAGCGCAACGTGCTGCAGGAGAGCGCACGTATCGCCAGGGGCGACGTGACCGACCTGGCCAAGCTGGACGTGAAAGACTTTGACGCCCTCATCATTCCAG GGGGCTTCGGAGTGGCTAAGAACCTGAGCGACTGGGCGGTGAAGGGGAAGGACTACACCGTCCAGCCCCAGGTGGAGAAGGTCATCAAGGCCTTCAGGCAGGCGGGCAAGCCCCTTGCCATGTGCTGCATCTCCCCAGTGCTGGCCGCCAAGGCTCTGCCTGGCTGCGAGATCACCGTGGGCCAAGACAAAGAGTGTGAAAA GTGGCCCTACGCCCAGACGGCGGGCGTGATGAAGGACATGGGCTGCACGCACGTGAACAAGAACGTTGGAGAGGCCCACGTGGACGTGAAGAACAAGCTGGTCACCACCAGCGCCTTCATGTGCAATGCTGCCTTCCACGAGGTGTTTGATGGCATCGGCGTCATGGTCTCAGAGCTGTTGAAACTGGCCTAG
- the LOC130390857 gene encoding L-threonyl-[L-threonyl-carrier protein] 4-chlorinase-like codes for MSAQKLQDTYNQQGYVSGLPVLSPAELSDARQAFSALEEEFGKEYTQYSLHNVHLQYQWVMALAKNPRLLEAIKSIVGPDVLLLDSRFICKYPTSGAGAATTDQADGTVPEDQLPFVAWHQDMRYWGIDGGPVLSVWLALDDSLEDNGALKVIPGTHRSGMLPHELAKRHGNMLSVNQEIPEHLVDSGKAVLCPLLAGQMSIHDGFLVHASDPNMSQRRRCGLVIRYVPPFAYPIHDLDRPRKFNAVVLASGTDQFNHFSS; via the exons ATGAGTGCACAAAAGCTACAGGACACCTACAACCAGCAGGGTTACGTCTCAGGGCTGCCTGTGTTGAGCCCTGCGGAGCTGTCGGACGCCAGGCAGGCATTCTCTGCCCTGGAGGAGGAGTTTG GTAAGGAGTACACCCAGTACAGCCTGCACAATGTCCACCTGCAGTACCAATGGGTGATGGCTCTGGCCAAGAACCCCCGGCTGCTGGAGGCCATCAAGTCCATCGTGGGCCCCGATGTCCTACTGCTTGACTCCCGCTTTATCTGTAAATACCCGACATCCGGCGCTGGTGCTGCCACGACGGATCAGGCCGATGGGACCGTCCCAGAAGACCAGCTCCCCTTTGTGGCCTGGCATCAGGACATGAG gtATTGGGGCATCGATGGAGGACCGGTGCTCTCTGTGTGGCTGGCCCTGGACGACTCGCTGGAGGATAACGGAGCGCTGAAGGTTATACCAG GGACTCACCGCAGCGGCATGCTACCACATGAGCTAGCTAAGCGCCATGGCAACATGCTGTCGGTCAACCAGGAGATCCCTGAGCACCTGGTGGACAGCGGGAAGGCTGTCCTCTGTCCCCTGTTGGCCGGACAGATGTCT ATCCATGACGGATTCCTGGTTCACGCCAGTGACCCCAACATGTCCCAGAGGAGGCGCTGTGGTCTGGTGATCCGTTACGTCCCACCCTTTGCCTACCCCATCCAT GACCTTGACCGACCCAGGAAGTTCAATGCAGTGGTGTTGGCCAGTGGAACAGACCAGTTCAATCATTTCTCCAGCTGA
- the LOC130391034 gene encoding L-threonyl-[L-threonyl-carrier protein] 4-chlorinase-like: MILKELNTGARTAEAEMSAQKLQDTYNQQGYVSGLPVLSPAELSDARQAFSALEEEFGKEYTQYSLHNVHLQYQWVMALAKNPRLLEAIKSVVGPDVLLLDSRFICKYPTSGAGAATTDQADGTVPEDQLPFVAWHQDMRYWGIDGGPVLSVWLALDDSLEDNGALKVIPGTHRSGMLPHELAKRHGNMLSVNQEIPEHLVDSGKAVLCPLLAGQMSIHDGFLVHASDPNMSQRRRCGLVIRYVPPFAYPIHDLDRPRKFNAVVLASGTDQFNHFSS, from the exons ATGATTCTGAAAGAG TTGAATACAGGAGCAAGAACAGCAGAAGCAGAGATGAGTGCACAAAAGCTACAGGACACCTACAACCAGCAGGGTTACGTCTCAGGGCTGCCTGTGTTGAGCCCTGCGGAGCTGTCGGACGCCAGGCAGGCATTCTCTGCCCTGGAGGAGGAGTTTG GTAAGGAGTACACCCAGTACAGCCTGCACAATGTCCACCTGCAGTACCAATGGGTGATGGCTCTGGCCAAGAACCCCCGGCTGCTGGAGGCCATCAAGTCCGTCGTGGGCCCCGATGTCCTACTGCTTGACTCCCGCTTTATCTGTAAATACCCGACATCCGGCGCTGGTGCTGCCACGACGGATCAGGCCGATGGGACCGTCCCAGAAGACCAGCTCCCCTTTGTGGCCTGGCATCAGGACATGAG gtATTGGGGCATCGATGGAGGACCGGTGCTCTCTGTGTGGCTGGCCCTGGACGACTCGCTGGAGGATAACGGAGCGCTGAAGGTTATACCAG GGACTCACCGCAGCGGCATGCTACCACATGAGCTAGCTAAGCGCCATGGCAACATGCTGTCGGTCAACCAGGAGATCCCTGAGCACCTGGTGGACAGCGGGAAGGCTGTCCTCTGTCCCCTGTTGGCCGGACAGATGTCT ATCCATGACGGATTCCTGGTTCACGCCAGTGACCCCAACATGTCCCAGAGGAGGCGCTGTGGTCTGGTGATCCGTTACGTCCCACCCTTTGCCTACCCCATCCAT GACCTTGACCGACCCAGGAAGTTCAATGCAGTGGTGTTGGCCAGTGGAACAGACCAGTTCAATCATTTCTCCAGCTGA
- the si:ch211-153b23.7 gene encoding uncharacterized protein si:ch211-153b23.7 yields MEDVSLALLSLPSSPLPSATENDFTSMSQSSRPPRSQEPEHTLKPGLKEVCDGEERFGTAEENFSHVSESMSVTSGDQEKLLLLNKNLELRRVNQELMKLNEEWDRVYRHATADLQQRLESLVQETAAAKQLNKRLLLRVENQQSTRDYYEQSLLQELKKNQDLQDYIRQLEGRRAQKHANTAHTARTDRTADQQGLRDFVHIPEPTVSPSSDIRATPAPQSASYGSGSRTQGGFHPSSSSYASCFSPFNHPEAGPPDMGTQYRPDGDQDLKEQLQALRCQTQIYEAEFQTEHKDHKNTLQENRRLRRKREEMRQQVALLQEQLKVYEDDFRKERSDKQVLQRLLGKKNSPTKDAVLVHRCNNEQKPPGGDKGTHSGERAQGQNHPHSPNQCYIGTLSNENLDY; encoded by the exons ATGGAAGATGTATCGCTGGCACTGCTGTCACTGCCGTCGTCACCCTTACCGTCAGCAACAGAGAATGATTTTACTAGTATGAGCCAAAGCAGCCGTCCCCCACGGAGCCAGGAACCTGAACACACGCTGAAACCTGG GCTGAAGGAAGTGtgtgatggagaggagagatttGGGACTGCTGAGGAGAACTTCTCCCATGTCAGCGAGAGTATGTCGGTCACATCGGGCGACCAAGAGAAACTCCTCCTGCTCAACAAGAACCTGGAGCTACGCAGAGTCAACCAGGAG CTGATGAAGCTGAACGAAGAGTGGGACAGGGTCTATCGCCACGCCACCGCGGACCTGCAGCAGAGGCTCGAGTCTCTGGTTCAGGAGACCGCGGCTGCTAAACAGCTGAATAAACGACTGCTGCTCAGAGTGGAGAACCAACAG AGTACGAGGGACTACTACGAGCAGAGCCTCCTACAGGAGCTGAAGAAGAACCAGGACCTGCAGGACTACATCCGCCAGCTGGAGGGCAGAAGGGCCCAGAAGCACGCCAATACCGCCCACACAGCCCGCACAGACCGCACCGCCGACCAACAG GGTCTCCGTGATTTCGTCCACATCCCAGAGCCCACTGTGTCCCCCTCCTCTGATATCCGAGCTACCCCCGCCCCCCAATCCGCCAGCTACGGCTCAGGGTCCCGAACTCAAGGCGGcttccacccctcctcctcctcctatgccTCTTGCTTCTCCCCGTTCAATCACCCGGAGGCAGGACCGCCTGACATGGGGACGCAGTACCGACCAGACGGAGACCAGGATCTGAAGGAGCAGCTTCAGGCCCTGAGATGTCAG ACGCAGATCTATGAAGCAGAGTTTCAGACAGAACACAAGgaccacaaaaacacattgcAAGAAAACCGGAGGTTGAGGAGGAAACGAGAGGAAATGCGTCAACAGGTGGCGCTGTTGCAAGAGCAG CTTAAGGTCTATGAGGATGACTTCAGAAAAGAGCGGTCAGACAAGCAGGTACTGCAACGTCTGCTTGGGAAAAAGAATTCCCCCACCAAGGATGCCGTACTTGTTCATCGCTGCAATAACGAGCAAAAACCTCCAGGTGGCGACAAAGGAACGCACAGTGGAGAGAGAGCTCAAGGACAAAACCATCCGCATAGTCCCAATCAATGTTACATCGGTACTCTCTCGAATGAGAATTTAGATTACTGA
- the LOC130390848 gene encoding glutamine amidotransferase-like class 1 domain-containing protein 3, mitochondrial translates to MVKRVAVLLSGCGVYDGTEIHEASATLVHLSRAGAKVKMFAPNTEQMHVVNHCEGKPTEGKRNVLQESARIARGDVTDLAKLDVKDFDALIIPGGFGVAKNLSDWAVKGKDYTVQPQVEKVIKAFRQAGKPLAMCCISPVLAAKALPGCEITVGQDKECEKWPYAQTAGVMKDMGCTHVNKNVGEAHVDVKNKLVTTSAFMCNAAFHEVFDGIGVMVSELLKLA, encoded by the exons ATGGTAAAGCGTGTCGCAGTGCTGCTTTCTGGCTGTGGCGTGTACGATGGCACAGAGATCCACGAGGCTTCAGCCACACTGGTGCACCTGAGTCGTGCTGGAGCCAAG GTGAAGATGTTCGCTCCCAACACGGAGCAGATGCACGTGGTGAACCACTGTGAGGGGAAGCCCACGGAGGGGAAGCGCAACGTGCTGCAGGAGAGCGCACGTATCGCCAGGGGCGACGTGACCGACCTGGCCAAGCTGGACGTGAAAGACTTCGACGCCCTCATCATTCCAG GGGGCTTCGGAGTGGCTAAGAACCTGAGCGACTGGGCGGTGAAGGGGAAGGACTACACCGTCCAGCCCCAGGTGGAGAAGGTCATCAAGGCCTTCAGGCAGGCGGGCAAGCCCCTTGCCATGTGCTGCATCTCCCCAGTGCTGGCCGCCAAGGCTCTGCCTGGCTGCGAGATCACCGTGGGCCAAGACAAAGAGTGTGAAAA GTGGCCCTACGCCCAGACGGCGGGCGTGATGAAGGACATGGGCTGCACGCACGTGAACAAGAACGTTGGAGAGGCCCACGTGGACGTGAAGAACAAGCTGGTCACCACCAGCGCCTTCATGTGCAACGCTGCCTTCCACGAGGTGTTTGATGGCATCGGCGTCATGGTCTCAGAGCTGCTGAAACTGGCCTAG